A stretch of Desulfuromonas sp. DNA encodes these proteins:
- the ispH gene encoding 4-hydroxy-3-methylbut-2-enyl diphosphate reductase: protein MEILLAKSAGFCFGVKRATNMAFDAAREHPKICSHGPIIHSPQMVEKLREQGVDVVSDIDEINDGAVIIRSHGISADELHRILAKDLNIIDATCPFVKKAQDIAGQLSRDGYAVVLAGEAEHPEVQWIISYAGNKDVFTVANLEEAEKLPYLKKIGIVAQTTQSYDNFARIVEACLSKCQELRVFNTICDATTVRQQEARSLAGQADLMLVIGGYNSANTSRLARICKKIQPVTYHIETAAEIRDEWFGQIDSVGITAGASTPQWIIDEVYERVAQVGK, encoded by the coding sequence GCGGGCGACGAACATGGCTTTTGATGCGGCTCGCGAACATCCGAAAATCTGTTCACACGGTCCGATTATCCATTCACCGCAGATGGTCGAAAAACTCAGAGAACAGGGCGTCGATGTCGTCAGTGACATTGACGAGATCAACGACGGGGCGGTGATCATCCGTTCGCACGGTATTTCTGCCGACGAATTACACCGGATTCTCGCCAAGGATTTGAATATCATCGATGCGACCTGTCCCTTTGTCAAAAAAGCCCAGGATATTGCCGGTCAGTTGAGCCGTGATGGGTACGCTGTTGTTCTCGCCGGTGAAGCGGAACACCCGGAGGTTCAGTGGATTATCTCTTATGCCGGGAATAAAGATGTCTTTACCGTCGCCAACCTTGAAGAAGCCGAAAAACTCCCTTATCTGAAAAAGATCGGCATTGTTGCCCAGACAACTCAATCGTATGATAACTTTGCCCGGATTGTCGAAGCCTGCCTCAGCAAGTGCCAGGAACTGCGGGTTTTTAATACGATCTGCGACGCCACAACGGTTCGGCAGCAGGAGGCGCGTTCGCTTGCCGGCCAGGCGGATCTGATGCTGGTCATCGGCGGTTACAACAGCGCCAATACCTCCCGCCTGGCCCGTATCTGCAAAAAAATTCAGCCCGTAACCTATCACATCGAAACTGCCGCCGAGATCAGGGACGAATGGTTTGGACAGATCGATTCAGTCGGGATTACTGCGGGTGCTTCAACTCCGCAATGGATCATCGATGAGGTTTACGAAAGAGTCGCGCAAGTAGGTAAATAA